In Vibrio lentus, a single genomic region encodes these proteins:
- the prmA gene encoding 50S ribosomal protein L11 methyltransferase, with protein MPWIQIKLNATNENAEQIGDMLMEETGALSVTFLDAQDTPVFEPLPGETRLWGDTDILALYDAETDTGVVLAQIKASNMFPADFAHKVEQIEDKDWEREWMDNFHPMKFGERLWICPSWRDIPEPDAVNVMLDPGLAFGTGTHPTTALCLEWLEGLDLTGKTVIDFGCGSGILAIAAIKLGAAKVIGIDIDPQALLASKDNAQRNGVAEQLEVFLPQDQPEGLIADVVVANILAGPLRDLSGIIKGLIKPTGVLAMSGVLDTQAEDVATYYRDELHIDPIIEQQEWCRISGRKQG; from the coding sequence ATGCCTTGGATTCAAATCAAGCTTAATGCGACCAATGAAAATGCCGAACAAATCGGCGACATGTTAATGGAAGAGACTGGTGCTCTTTCTGTAACTTTCCTGGATGCACAAGATACCCCTGTATTTGAGCCTCTGCCGGGTGAAACTCGCCTTTGGGGTGATACTGACATTCTCGCGCTTTACGACGCTGAGACTGATACTGGTGTCGTTCTAGCGCAGATTAAAGCAAGCAACATGTTCCCTGCAGACTTTGCTCATAAAGTAGAGCAAATTGAAGACAAGGATTGGGAACGTGAATGGATGGACAACTTCCACCCAATGAAGTTTGGTGAGCGTCTTTGGATCTGCCCTAGCTGGCGTGATATCCCGGAACCTGACGCTGTGAACGTCATGCTAGACCCTGGTCTTGCATTTGGTACTGGTACTCACCCAACAACAGCATTGTGTCTTGAATGGCTGGAAGGCTTAGACCTTACAGGCAAAACCGTGATCGACTTCGGTTGTGGTTCAGGCATTCTTGCGATCGCTGCGATCAAACTGGGCGCTGCAAAAGTTATCGGGATCGACATTGATCCTCAAGCTCTGCTTGCCTCAAAAGACAACGCACAACGCAATGGTGTTGCTGAGCAGCTAGAGGTGTTCCTACCTCAAGATCAACCTGAAGGTCTGATTGCTGACGTTGTTGTTGCTAACATTCTTGCAGGTCCATTACGCGACCTTTCAGGTATCATTAAAGGCCTAATTAAGCCAACTGGCGTGCTTGCGATGTCGGGTGTTTTGGATACACAAGCAGAAGATGTTGCGACTTATTATCGTGATGAGCTTCACATTGATCCAATCATTGAACAACAAGAATGGTGTCGAATCTCTGGTCGCAAGCAAGGCTAG
- the purD gene encoding phosphoribosylamine--glycine ligase, whose translation MNVLIIGAGGREHALGWKAAQNPNVETVFIAPGNAGTALEPKLENVNIGVEDIAGLVAFAQEKKIELTIVGPEAPLVIGVVDAFREVGLPIFGPTQAAAQLEGSKAFTKDFLARHEIPTGYYSNFTEIEPAIAYVREQGAPIVVKADGLAAGKGVIVAMTLEEAEDAIKDMLAGNAFGEAGSRVVIEEFLEGEEASFIVMVDGSSVLPMATSQDHKRVGDKDTGPNTGGMGAYSPAPVVTPEIHNRILEEVIYPTVRGMDAEGAPYTGFLYAGLMIDADGTPKVIEYNCRFGDPETQPIMMRMESDLVELCLMAIDEKLDEAESKWDPRASIGVVLAAGGYPADYAKGDVISLPTSEVEGQKVFHAGTTNNEAGDVVTNGGRVLCATTLGNTVSEAQERAYALTKQVSWNGMFHRNDIGYRAIAREQEQ comes from the coding sequence ATGAATGTATTGATTATCGGTGCCGGCGGTCGTGAGCATGCACTTGGTTGGAAAGCGGCACAAAACCCAAATGTTGAAACGGTATTCATCGCTCCAGGTAATGCAGGTACTGCGCTTGAGCCTAAACTTGAGAACGTAAACATCGGTGTTGAAGACATCGCAGGTTTAGTGGCGTTTGCTCAAGAGAAAAAAATCGAACTGACCATCGTTGGTCCTGAAGCACCATTGGTTATTGGTGTGGTTGATGCATTCCGCGAAGTTGGCCTACCAATCTTTGGCCCAACTCAAGCAGCGGCACAGCTGGAAGGCTCTAAAGCATTCACCAAAGACTTCCTAGCTCGTCATGAGATCCCAACAGGTTACTACTCCAACTTCACAGAGATCGAGCCAGCTATCGCTTACGTTCGCGAGCAAGGTGCTCCAATCGTAGTAAAAGCTGACGGCCTTGCTGCAGGTAAAGGCGTTATCGTTGCGATGACCCTTGAAGAAGCAGAAGACGCAATCAAAGACATGCTAGCAGGCAACGCATTTGGCGAAGCAGGCAGCCGCGTGGTTATCGAAGAGTTCCTTGAAGGCGAAGAAGCAAGCTTCATCGTAATGGTTGACGGTTCTAGCGTTCTTCCTATGGCCACCAGCCAAGATCACAAACGTGTTGGCGACAAAGACACTGGCCCTAATACTGGCGGCATGGGTGCTTACTCCCCAGCTCCAGTCGTGACTCCAGAAATCCATAACCGCATCCTTGAGGAAGTTATCTACCCAACGGTACGTGGTATGGACGCAGAAGGCGCACCTTACACTGGTTTCCTTTACGCTGGCCTAATGATCGATGCTGACGGCACTCCTAAAGTTATCGAATACAACTGCCGCTTCGGCGATCCAGAAACGCAACCTATCATGATGCGTATGGAGTCAGACCTTGTTGAGCTTTGCCTAATGGCTATCGACGAGAAACTCGACGAAGCAGAATCTAAGTGGGATCCACGCGCTTCTATCGGTGTTGTTCTTGCGGCTGGCGGTTACCCTGCAGACTACGCAAAAGGCGATGTAATTTCCCTGCCGACAAGCGAAGTTGAAGGCCAAAAGGTTTTCCATGCAGGTACCACAAATAACGAAGCTGGCGACGTTGTGACAAACGGCGGCCGCGTGCTATGTGCAACTACACTGGGCAATACGGTTTCTGAAGCTCAGGAGCGCGCTTACGCGTTAACTAAGCAAGTTAGCTGGAATGGTATGTTCCACCGCAATGACATTGGTTACCGTGCGATTGCGCGCGAGCAAGAGCAGTAA
- a CDS encoding DUF1481 domain-containing protein: protein MKKAFLLVSLLSTFLLGCSSTSPGKNLEQFETYTGGQVMGDATSFFWVTNKLTQPHTSADYVTMGDYGWYKTDYAWSGGVLREFIREGELRDDSQALAPYRVHVRFNQSGEAVYQQYRIGSKILPLQSEQLDNYQKQAISVLDITEKQNDEGLELLQGYWNGEIFETCSGDQFEYFEFNKTLPRIVVNRLASVESYGALVGKVSSRKVSVAELLVLADENHQCIQRPSLLSE, encoded by the coding sequence ATGAAAAAAGCATTTCTTCTCGTTTCACTCTTATCTACATTTCTTCTCGGCTGTTCTTCAACAAGTCCCGGCAAAAACCTAGAGCAATTTGAAACCTATACCGGCGGCCAAGTCATGGGCGACGCGACAAGTTTCTTCTGGGTCACCAACAAGCTAACACAACCACACACTTCTGCTGATTACGTCACAATGGGCGACTATGGTTGGTACAAAACCGATTATGCTTGGTCCGGTGGTGTACTGCGTGAATTTATTCGTGAAGGCGAGCTACGTGACGATTCACAAGCGTTAGCACCTTACCGTGTTCATGTGCGCTTTAATCAGTCTGGCGAGGCCGTGTATCAACAATACCGAATCGGTAGCAAAATCTTGCCACTTCAATCAGAGCAGCTGGATAACTACCAAAAGCAGGCGATTTCGGTTCTCGATATCACAGAGAAGCAAAATGATGAAGGATTAGAGCTTCTTCAGGGCTACTGGAATGGTGAGATTTTTGAGACGTGTTCTGGCGATCAATTCGAGTACTTTGAATTTAACAAGACCTTACCAAGAATCGTTGTCAATCGTCTTGCTTCAGTAGAGAGTTATGGTGCTCTTGTGGGCAAGGTGTCGTCACGTAAAGTGTCGGTTGCTGAGCTACTAGTATTAGCCGATGAAAACCACCAATGTATTCAAAGACCATCACTTCTCAGTGAGTAG
- a CDS encoding YjaG family protein — protein sequence MLQNPLQVRLEKLEPWQQITFMACLCERMYPNYAMFCENTEFAEARIYRDVLDSIWEILTVKTAKVNFERQLEKVEELFPSGDDFDFYGVYPAMDACQGLATLIHGLLDREHMLESVIKVSQQSVKTVAELEFAQGAEEVTNENQKENEAVCEEWDVQWAIFRPLRETTERDLELIKDLRHELREDPVSNIGVAL from the coding sequence ATGCTTCAGAATCCATTGCAGGTTCGTCTTGAAAAGTTAGAACCTTGGCAACAAATTACCTTTATGGCGTGTCTATGTGAGCGTATGTATCCTAACTATGCCATGTTTTGTGAGAATACAGAATTTGCGGAAGCTCGAATCTATCGTGATGTTTTGGATAGCATTTGGGAAATCCTAACGGTTAAAACGGCAAAGGTGAACTTTGAGCGTCAACTTGAGAAAGTAGAAGAGCTATTCCCTAGCGGTGATGATTTTGATTTTTATGGTGTTTATCCAGCAATGGACGCATGCCAAGGCTTAGCAACGTTAATACATGGTTTGCTTGATCGTGAACACATGCTTGAGTCGGTAATTAAAGTTAGCCAACAGTCGGTTAAGACGGTTGCAGAACTTGAATTCGCTCAAGGTGCTGAAGAAGTCACGAACGAAAACCAGAAAGAAAATGAAGCGGTATGTGAAGAGTGGGACGTTCAATGGGCGATCTTCCGACCACTTCGTGAAACGACAGAGCGCGACCTTGAACTGATTAAAGATCTGCGTCATGAACTGCGTGAAGACCCAGTGAGCAACATTGGTGTTGCGTTATAA
- the accC gene encoding acetyl-CoA carboxylase biotin carboxylase subunit: MLDKLVIANRGEIALRILRACKELGIKTVAVHSTADRDLKHVLLADETICIGPARGIDSYLNIPRIISAAEVTGAVAIHPGYGFLSENADFAEQVERSGFIFVGPKAETIRMMGDKVSAITSMKKAGVPCVPGSDGPLDDDEAKNKAHAKRIGFPVIIKASGGGGGRGMRVVRSEAELTEAIAMTRAEAKACFNNDMVYMEKFLENPRHIEVQVLADGQGNAIHLGERDCSMQRRHQKVVEEAPAPGITEEMRKYIGDRCTRACLEIGYRGAGTFEFLYENGEFYFIEMNTRIQVEHTITEMVTGIDLVKEQLRIAAGQPLSFTQDDIKLRGHSIECRINAEDPVRFLPSPGKIERFHAPGGMGVRWESHIYTGYTVPPHYDSMIGKLITYGENRDVAIARMKNALAEMIVEGINVNTELQLAIMNDENFQHGGANIHYLEKKLGLQ, translated from the coding sequence ATGTTAGATAAATTAGTAATCGCGAACCGTGGTGAAATTGCACTGCGTATTCTGCGAGCATGTAAAGAGCTTGGCATCAAAACGGTAGCGGTTCACTCAACCGCTGACCGTGATCTTAAGCACGTACTTCTTGCTGACGAAACCATTTGTATTGGTCCAGCTCGCGGTATCGATAGCTACCTGAACATCCCTCGTATCATCAGCGCAGCTGAAGTTACAGGTGCAGTCGCTATTCACCCAGGCTACGGCTTCCTATCTGAAAATGCAGACTTTGCAGAACAGGTAGAGCGCAGTGGCTTTATCTTTGTTGGCCCTAAAGCTGAAACCATTCGCATGATGGGTGACAAAGTGTCAGCTATCACGTCAATGAAGAAAGCTGGCGTACCTTGTGTACCAGGTTCTGACGGCCCTCTTGACGACGACGAAGCGAAAAACAAAGCGCACGCTAAGCGCATTGGCTTCCCAGTTATCATCAAGGCATCTGGCGGCGGCGGCGGTCGTGGTATGCGTGTTGTTCGTTCTGAAGCAGAACTAACAGAAGCTATCGCGATGACTCGTGCTGAAGCAAAAGCATGTTTCAACAACGACATGGTTTACATGGAGAAATTCCTAGAAAACCCACGTCACATTGAAGTACAAGTGCTTGCAGATGGCCAAGGCAATGCTATCCACCTAGGTGAGCGTGACTGTTCAATGCAGCGTCGTCACCAGAAAGTTGTGGAAGAAGCGCCAGCTCCAGGTATCACTGAAGAAATGCGTAAATACATCGGCGACCGTTGTACTCGTGCATGTCTTGAGATTGGTTACCGCGGCGCAGGTACATTTGAATTCCTATACGAGAACGGTGAGTTCTACTTCATCGAAATGAACACTCGTATTCAGGTTGAGCACACGATTACTGAAATGGTAACGGGTATCGATCTAGTGAAAGAGCAACTTCGCATTGCTGCTGGTCAGCCTCTATCATTCACACAGGATGATATTAAGCTGCGCGGCCACTCAATCGAATGTCGTATCAATGCTGAAGATCCAGTTCGTTTCCTACCTTCACCAGGTAAGATTGAACGTTTCCACGCACCAGGCGGCATGGGTGTTCGTTGGGAATCTCATATCTACACTGGCTACACAGTGCCACCGCATTACGATTCAATGATCGGCAAGCTGATCACTTACGGTGAGAACCGTGACGTAGCGATTGCACGTATGAAGAACGCACTAGCAGAAATGATTGTTGAAGGTATCAACGTCAATACTGAGCTGCAATTAGCGATTATGAACGACGAAAACTTCCAACACGGTGGTGCAAACATCCACTACCTTGAGAAGAAGCTTGGTCTGCAATAG
- the accB gene encoding acetyl-CoA carboxylase biotin carboxyl carrier protein encodes MDIRKIKKLIELVEESGISELEISEGEESVRISRNSPVSAAPIQYAAAPAPVAAAAPAAAPVAAEAAAPAVPAGHQVLSPMVGTFYGAPSPDAKPFVKVGQSVTAGETLCIVEAMKMMNQIEADKSGVVTAILVEDGQPVEFDQALVIIE; translated from the coding sequence ATGGATATTCGCAAAATCAAAAAGCTAATCGAATTGGTTGAAGAGTCTGGCATTTCTGAGCTAGAGATCTCTGAAGGTGAAGAGTCAGTACGAATCAGTCGTAACAGCCCTGTATCTGCAGCGCCTATTCAATATGCAGCGGCTCCAGCTCCTGTAGCGGCAGCAGCACCTGCGGCGGCACCTGTAGCAGCAGAAGCAGCAGCTCCTGCAGTTCCAGCTGGTCACCAAGTTCTTTCTCCAATGGTTGGTACTTTCTACGGCGCTCCAAGCCCAGATGCAAAACCATTCGTTAAAGTTGGTCAATCTGTAACGGCTGGCGAAACTCTATGTATCGTTGAAGCAATGAAAATGATGAACCAAATCGAAGCTGATAAGTCTGGTGTTGTAACAGCAATCCTAGTTGAAGACGGTCAACCAGTAGAATTCGACCAAGCTCTAGTAATTATCGAATAA
- the dusB gene encoding tRNA dihydrouridine synthase DusB produces the protein MKIGNYQLKNNLIVAPMAGVTDRPFRELCLRYGAGMAVSEMMSSNPKVWKTSKSQQRMVHEGESGIRSVQIAGADPQLMAEAAQFNVANGAQIIDINMGCPAKKVNKKLAGSALLQHPELIEDILKAVVNAVDVPVTLKTRTGWDTDNRNCVQIAKIAEDCGIQALALHGRTRACMYKGEAEYKHIKAAKQAVSIPVIANGDIDSPEKAKFVLEYTGADALMIGRPAQGRPWIFNEILHYLENGTTMDPLPTSEVKDIMLGHVNALHEFYGEFLGPRIARKHVGWYLKEHEQASEFRRTFNAFEAGDLQLEALEGFFDNVAP, from the coding sequence TTGAAAATCGGAAATTATCAACTTAAGAACAATCTAATCGTCGCTCCTATGGCTGGCGTAACGGATAGACCATTCCGTGAGTTGTGTCTTCGTTACGGTGCGGGGATGGCAGTCAGTGAAATGATGTCCTCCAATCCGAAAGTTTGGAAAACGTCAAAGTCTCAGCAGCGTATGGTACATGAAGGCGAATCGGGCATTCGTTCAGTACAAATCGCTGGTGCAGATCCACAGCTTATGGCCGAGGCTGCTCAATTCAATGTTGCTAACGGTGCGCAAATCATCGATATCAATATGGGTTGTCCAGCCAAAAAAGTGAATAAGAAGCTTGCGGGCTCAGCCCTACTTCAGCATCCAGAACTCATTGAAGATATTCTGAAGGCTGTGGTAAATGCTGTCGACGTTCCAGTAACGTTGAAAACGCGCACAGGCTGGGATACAGACAATAGAAACTGCGTCCAAATCGCTAAAATAGCCGAAGACTGCGGCATACAAGCTCTTGCCCTTCACGGGAGAACTCGCGCTTGTATGTACAAAGGTGAGGCAGAATACAAACACATTAAAGCAGCAAAACAAGCAGTATCTATTCCGGTTATCGCTAACGGTGATATCGATAGCCCGGAAAAAGCTAAGTTTGTGCTGGAGTACACTGGCGCTGATGCTTTAATGATAGGTCGGCCTGCCCAAGGACGCCCTTGGATTTTTAACGAAATCCTACACTATTTGGAAAACGGCACCACGATGGACCCGCTCCCGACTTCGGAAGTGAAAGACATCATGCTTGGCCATGTTAACGCTCTACATGAATTTTATGGCGAGTTTTTAGGCCCCCGTATTGCTCGTAAGCATGTGGGTTGGTACCTAAAAGAACATGAACAAGCGAGTGAGTTTCGCCGTACCTTCAACGCTTTCGAAGCAGGTGATCTGCAGCTTGAAGCGCTAGAAGGTTTTTTTGATAACGTTGCACCATAA
- the purH gene encoding bifunctional phosphoribosylaminoimidazolecarboxamide formyltransferase/IMP cyclohydrolase: MNNARPIRRALISVSDKTGIVEFAQALANRGVDILSTGGTARLLDEKGISVTEVSDYTGFPEMMDGRVKTLHPKVHGGVLGRRGQDDDVMETHGINPIDMVVVNLYPFAETVAKEGCTLADAVENIDIGGPTMVRSAAKNHKDVTIVVNAHDYERVVAEMDANEKSLTLETRFDLAIAAFEHTASYDGMIANYFGTMVPSYGENKEGDEESKFPRTFNQQFEKKQDMRYGENSHQAAAFYVEANPEEASVSTARQIQGKALSYNNIADTDAALECVKEFDQPACVIVKHANPCGVALGTDILEAYDRAFKTDPTSAFGGIIAFNRELDAATATAITERQFVEVIIAPSVSAEAVAIVAAKKNLRLLECGEWTTKTTGFDVKRVNGGLLVQDRDQGMVSEDDLKVVSKRQPTAEELKDALFCWKVAKYVKSNAIVYSKGDMTVGVGAGQMSRVYSAKIAGIKAADEGLQVEGCVMASDAFFPFRDGIDAAAEAGIKCVIQPGGSMRDDEVIAAADEHGMAMIFTGMRHFRH; this comes from the coding sequence ATGAATAACGCTCGTCCAATTCGCCGCGCTCTCATCAGCGTATCAGACAAAACTGGTATCGTTGAATTTGCACAAGCTCTTGCTAACCGTGGTGTAGATATCTTATCTACTGGTGGCACTGCTCGCCTGCTTGATGAAAAAGGCATCTCTGTAACAGAAGTATCTGACTACACTGGCTTCCCAGAAATGATGGATGGCCGTGTTAAGACTCTGCACCCGAAAGTTCATGGTGGTGTTCTAGGCCGTCGTGGCCAAGATGATGACGTGATGGAAACTCACGGTATCAACCCTATCGATATGGTTGTTGTAAACCTATACCCATTCGCAGAAACCGTTGCTAAAGAAGGTTGTACCCTTGCTGACGCTGTTGAGAACATCGACATCGGTGGCCCAACAATGGTTCGCTCTGCGGCTAAAAACCACAAAGACGTAACGATCGTTGTAAACGCACACGACTACGAGCGCGTTGTGGCTGAAATGGACGCGAACGAGAAATCTCTAACACTAGAGACTCGCTTCGACCTCGCTATCGCAGCATTCGAACACACGGCTTCTTACGACGGTATGATCGCAAACTACTTCGGCACTATGGTTCCATCTTACGGTGAGAACAAAGAAGGCGACGAAGAGTCTAAATTCCCTCGCACGTTCAACCAACAGTTCGAGAAGAAGCAAGACATGCGCTACGGTGAAAACAGCCACCAAGCAGCAGCTTTCTACGTTGAAGCAAACCCTGAAGAAGCATCAGTTTCTACAGCTCGCCAAATCCAAGGCAAAGCGCTTTCTTACAACAACATCGCTGACACTGACGCAGCGCTTGAATGTGTGAAAGAGTTCGACCAGCCAGCATGTGTGATCGTTAAGCACGCTAACCCATGTGGTGTAGCACTAGGTACAGATATCCTAGAAGCTTACGACCGCGCATTCAAAACAGACCCAACGTCTGCATTTGGCGGCATCATCGCATTCAACCGTGAACTAGACGCTGCAACAGCAACGGCTATCACTGAGCGTCAATTCGTTGAAGTTATCATTGCACCATCTGTTTCTGCTGAAGCAGTAGCAATCGTAGCGGCTAAGAAAAACCTTCGCCTGCTTGAGTGTGGTGAGTGGACAACTAAGACAACTGGTTTTGACGTGAAACGCGTTAACGGTGGTTTACTAGTTCAAGACCGCGACCAAGGCATGGTTTCTGAAGATGACCTAAAAGTAGTTTCTAAGCGTCAACCAACAGCCGAAGAGCTAAAAGATGCTCTATTCTGCTGGAAAGTAGCGAAGTACGTTAAGTCTAACGCTATCGTTTACTCGAAAGGTGACATGACGGTTGGTGTGGGCGCTGGCCAAATGAGCCGCGTTTACTCTGCGAAAATCGCAGGCATCAAAGCGGCAGACGAAGGTCTACAGGTTGAAGGTTGTGTGATGGCATCAGATGCATTCTTCCCATTCCGTGACGGTATCGACGCGGCAGCAGAAGCTGGCATCAAGTGTGTTATCCAGCCGGGCGGCTCTATGCGTGATGACGAAGTTATCGCAGCAGCAGACGAACACGGCATGGCGATGATATTCACAGGCATGCGTCACTTCCGCCACTAA
- a CDS encoding CNNM domain-containing protein — MLLLTIYVSIAIGVSFICSVLEAVLLSISPSYIAQLKQNGHPAAASLDKLKTDIDRPLASILTLNTIAHTIGAATAGAQAAVVFGSQWLGVFSAVLTLGILVLSEIVPKTIGATYWRQLAPASSTVLRWMVFFLTPFVWFSEQITKRLARGHQAPKMRDELSAMAILAKESGEFAEGESKILSNLLGIQDVPVTQVMTPRPVVFRVDAEMSVNVFLEKHKDTPFSRPLVYSEQSDNIIGFVHRLELFRLQQAGCGEKALGEVMRPIHVLLNNMGLAKAFDQMMANRLQLSLVVDEYGTIQGIITLEDIFEHLVGEEIVDEADKTTDMQELAFQRWEKWKETHGVIENRDEEDELEKETPADNDASDSKSADDDDASKDNASKDKAQN, encoded by the coding sequence ATGCTGCTGCTAACTATTTACGTCTCCATTGCTATTGGAGTTTCTTTCATTTGTTCTGTTTTGGAAGCTGTACTTTTGAGTATTAGTCCGAGCTACATCGCTCAACTAAAACAAAATGGGCACCCTGCAGCCGCGTCTTTAGACAAACTGAAAACAGATATTGATCGCCCACTCGCGTCAATTTTAACGCTCAACACCATCGCACATACTATTGGTGCGGCAACCGCAGGTGCACAAGCCGCTGTGGTTTTTGGTAGCCAATGGCTAGGTGTTTTCTCTGCCGTGCTCACTCTGGGCATTCTGGTGTTGTCTGAGATTGTTCCAAAAACGATTGGTGCGACCTACTGGCGTCAACTTGCTCCAGCATCGTCAACGGTACTGCGTTGGATGGTGTTCTTCCTAACTCCATTTGTTTGGTTCTCAGAGCAAATCACTAAACGTCTAGCTCGTGGTCACCAAGCACCTAAGATGCGTGACGAGCTATCAGCGATGGCTATTTTGGCAAAAGAGAGTGGCGAGTTCGCAGAAGGCGAATCAAAAATCCTAAGCAACTTATTAGGCATTCAAGATGTGCCTGTTACCCAAGTCATGACACCTCGACCGGTTGTATTCCGTGTAGATGCCGAGATGAGCGTCAATGTGTTCCTTGAAAAACACAAAGACACGCCGTTCTCACGTCCTTTGGTCTACAGCGAACAGAGTGACAATATCATTGGTTTTGTTCACCGTCTGGAGCTGTTTAGATTGCAACAAGCGGGTTGCGGCGAAAAAGCGTTAGGCGAAGTCATGCGCCCTATCCACGTGTTATTGAACAACATGGGTCTAGCTAAAGCCTTTGACCAAATGATGGCAAATCGCCTGCAATTGTCTTTGGTTGTTGATGAATACGGCACCATTCAGGGCATCATCACCCTAGAAGACATCTTTGAGCATTTAGTTGGCGAAGAGATCGTTGATGAAGCGGACAAGACCACAGACATGCAAGAACTTGCGTTTCAGCGTTGGGAAAAATGGAAAGAGACACATGGCGTTATCGAAAACCGTGATGAAGAGGACGAGCTAGAGAAAGAAACTCCAGCCGACAACGATGCCTCAGATTCAAAATCAGCGGATGATGACGACGCATCAAAAGATAATGCCTCAAAAGACAAAGCTCAGAACTAA
- the hupA gene encoding nucleoid-associated protein HU-alpha produces MNKTQLIDFIAEKADLSKAQAKAALEATLGGVTETLKDGDQVQLIGFGTFKVNHRAARTGRNPKTGDEIQIAAANVPAFVAGKALKDSVK; encoded by the coding sequence ATGAACAAGACTCAATTAATCGACTTTATTGCTGAAAAAGCGGACCTTTCGAAAGCACAAGCTAAAGCGGCTCTAGAAGCAACTCTTGGCGGCGTGACTGAGACTCTTAAAGATGGCGATCAAGTACAGCTAATTGGTTTTGGTACTTTTAAAGTAAACCACCGTGCAGCTCGCACTGGTCGTAACCCAAAAACTGGTGATGAGATCCAAATCGCTGCTGCAAATGTTCCAGCATTTGTTGCAGGTAAAGCGCTGAAAGATTCAGTAAAATAA
- the fis gene encoding DNA-binding transcriptional regulator Fis has product MFEQNLTSEALTVTTVTSQDQITQKPLRDSVKASLKNYLAQLNGQEVSELYELVLAEVEQPLLDTIMQYTRGNQTRAATMMGINRGTLRKKLKKYGMN; this is encoded by the coding sequence ATGTTCGAACAAAATCTGACTTCAGAAGCATTGACAGTAACTACAGTTACATCACAAGACCAAATCACGCAGAAGCCTCTACGTGACTCAGTTAAAGCATCATTGAAAAATTACCTTGCTCAATTAAACGGTCAAGAAGTCAGCGAGTTATACGAATTAGTATTAGCTGAAGTTGAACAGCCACTACTAGACACTATCATGCAGTACACTCGCGGTAACCAAACTCGCGCAGCAACCATGATGGGTATTAACCGCGGTACTCTTCGCAAGAAACTTAAAAAATACGGCATGAACTAA
- the zntR gene encoding Zn(2+)-responsive transcriptional regulator — MFQIGELAKRCGVTADTLRFYEKNNLIAPASRSESGYRLYDENNQKQVTFILKSKELGLSLDEIKELLEIRLEATQHSCAEVKSITSSKLEMIDEKITELTKIRTALKKINDACCGHIDDDASHCSILAALDSANLEKGRCCS; from the coding sequence ATGTTTCAGATTGGCGAATTAGCGAAAAGATGCGGTGTGACAGCCGATACCTTGCGTTTTTATGAGAAGAATAACCTGATTGCACCAGCCAGTCGCAGTGAGTCGGGTTATCGTCTGTATGATGAAAATAACCAAAAGCAGGTGACATTTATTCTCAAATCTAAAGAGTTAGGGCTGAGTTTAGATGAAATCAAAGAATTGTTAGAGATTCGTCTTGAAGCGACTCAACACAGTTGCGCTGAAGTGAAGTCGATCACCTCTTCTAAATTAGAGATGATTGATGAAAAGATAACGGAGCTTACTAAGATTCGAACGGCACTCAAAAAGATTAATGATGCCTGCTGTGGCCACATAGATGACGATGCGAGCCATTGCTCGATTTTGGCTGCCTTGGACTCAGCAAACCTTGAGAAGGGACGTTGTTGTAGCTAA